One region of Candidatus Woesearchaeota archaeon genomic DNA includes:
- a CDS encoding DNA-directed RNA polymerase subunit K, with protein MADTKYEQARIIGSRALQISMGAPFLIKLKEQDLEEMRYNPVEIAKREYEEGVIPIAIKRPMPKSMSRKDEESEQGKTR; from the coding sequence ATGGCTGATACAAAATATGAGCAGGCAAGAATCATAGGCTCGAGAGCCCTGCAGATAAGCATGGGAGCTCCTTTCCTGATTAAGCTTAAAGAGCAGGATTTAGAGGAGATGAGGTACAATCCTGTGGAGATAGCAAAGAGAGAATATGAAGAAGGAGTCATCCCTATAGCTATAAAGAGGCCTATGCCCAAGTCCATGAGCAGGAAAGATGAAGAGTCTGAGCAGGGAAAAACTAGATAG
- a CDS encoding exosome complex exonuclease Rrp41, giving the protein MSYDERHDGRKPEELRHMEAKVGVIKNAEGSAYFKIGNTWGYAAVYGPRNLYPKFLQDPSKGLLRCNYNMMPFSGSGNRVRPGQNRRAKEISMVTDKALQPVISLDEFPNSVVDVFIELPQTEAGSRCAGICAASMALADAGILMKDLVSAVSVGRVGDMLLVDLDYFEEAYEDGPVADIPLAMTNRTKEISLLQMDGEISKDMLLKVVEMGKKSMEQIHEVQRKALKAKYEGGQNA; this is encoded by the coding sequence ATGAGCTATGATGAGAGGCATGACGGGAGAAAGCCTGAAGAGCTCAGGCATATGGAAGCAAAGGTAGGAGTGATAAAGAATGCTGAAGGCTCTGCTTATTTTAAGATAGGCAATACATGGGGATATGCTGCTGTGTACGGCCCGAGAAATCTATACCCTAAATTCTTGCAGGACCCAAGCAAAGGCCTGCTAAGGTGCAATTACAACATGATGCCTTTTTCAGGATCGGGCAACAGGGTAAGGCCCGGCCAGAACAGGAGGGCAAAAGAAATATCAATGGTAACAGACAAGGCCTTGCAGCCTGTGATAAGCCTTGATGAGTTTCCCAATTCAGTTGTGGATGTTTTCATCGAGCTGCCGCAGACAGAAGCAGGCTCAAGATGCGCAGGCATATGCGCGGCATCCATGGCTTTGGCTGATGCAGGGATACTGATGAAAGACCTTGTAAGCGCGGTTTCTGTCGGAAGGGTCGGGGATATGCTCCTTGTAGACCTTGATTATTTCGAAGAGGCTTATGAAGACGGGCCTGTGGCAGACATACCTTTGGCTATGACAAACCGCACAAAAGAAATTTCCCTCCTGCAGATGGACGGCGAGATAAGCAAGGATATGCTCCTTAAGGTCGTTGAGATGGGAAAGAAATCCATGGAGCAAATCCATGAAGTGCAGAGAAAGGCCCTGAAAGCCAAATACGAGGGTGGTCAAAATGCATAA
- a CDS encoding ribonuclease P protein component 2 (Part of ribonuclease P, a protein complex which generates mature tRNA molecules by cleaving their 5'ends; Archaeal RNase P has multiple protein subunits homologous to eukaryotic nuclear RNase P proteins), translating to MRAKTKPLRPSLREKKRYIVFEFVSEHKFNAHDVSYAITDACRKYIGEFGLAKAKIKFISNAYMPEKNRGIIRVANKAVEPVVASLVMITNIKGRRAAYHTIGKSGILKKAKNKFLTK from the coding sequence ATGCGAGCTAAAACCAAGCCCTTAAGGCCGAGTTTAAGGGAAAAGAAGAGGTATATTGTGTTTGAATTTGTTTCAGAGCACAAGTTCAATGCACATGATGTTAGCTATGCAATAACAGACGCATGCAGGAAATACATAGGAGAATTCGGTCTGGCAAAGGCAAAAATAAAATTTATAAGCAATGCTTACATGCCAGAAAAAAACAGGGGAATAATAAGGGTCGCGAATAAGGCAGTAGAGCCTGTTGTCGCTTCCCTTGTCATGATAACCAATATTAAGGGCAGGAGAGCAGCTTACCATACTATAGGAAAAAGCGGAATATTAAAGAAAGCAAAGAATAAGTTTTTGACAAAATAA
- a CDS encoding RNA-binding protein: MGDILAEAKSIVVPGELLAKGMDNLPGSGSYRDEDNIYSSRLGVLYIDGRTIKVIPLSGVYIPKPGDTIIGKVIDITMGSWRLDINCAYTAMLSVKDATSDYIPKGEDLTKYYNLDDYIVCKITNVTSQNLIDVTMRERGLKKLNEGRIFKVNTNKVPRIIGKRGSMVTMIKNATGCRITVGQNGLVWLQGDVESEFIAMDAIKKIERESHISGLTNRIKAFLEEKTGNKIEIQGERK, from the coding sequence ATGGGAGACATTTTAGCGGAAGCAAAATCGATAGTTGTACCGGGAGAATTGCTGGCTAAGGGCATGGATAACCTGCCCGGCAGCGGCTCTTACAGGGATGAGGACAATATTTATTCCTCCAGGCTGGGCGTTTTGTATATAGACGGCAGGACAATAAAAGTCATTCCCCTGTCAGGGGTTTACATACCAAAGCCAGGCGACACAATAATAGGGAAGGTTATCGATATAACCATGGGGTCGTGGAGGCTTGACATAAATTGTGCATATACTGCCATGCTGTCTGTAAAAGATGCCACCAGCGATTACATTCCCAAGGGAGAAGACCTTACGAAGTATTATAACCTGGACGACTATATCGTATGCAAGATAACAAATGTGACAAGCCAGAACTTAATAGATGTTACTATGAGAGAAAGGGGCCTGAAGAAGCTTAACGAGGGCAGGATATTCAAGGTTAACACCAATAAAGTGCCCAGGATAATAGGCAAGAGAGGCAGCATGGTAACCATGATAAAGAATGCCACAGGATGCAGGATAACAGTCGGCCAGAACGGATTGGTTTGGCTGCAGGGGGATGTTGAAAGCGAGTTTATCGCGATGGATGCTATAAAAAAGATTGAGAGGGAATCGCATATCTCCGGCCTGACCAACAGGATAAAGGCATTCCTCGAAGAGAAGACAGGCAATAAGATAGAAATTCAGGGTGAGAGAAAATGA
- a CDS encoding amidophosphoribosyltransferase, whose amino-acid sequence MPQEVHDECGVAAVYLKDGSKAENKALFYLYKLLLNLQNRGQLSAGISTFNKGRRQMLDTYKNIGTVNEVFRTSRKDKSIQLFRKYAGKKGIGHVRYATFGKDERIYAQPFERHHGRLWKWFSFCFNGNLVNYTKLKETLEKKAEYHFILENDTEILMHYIARELAGSRRPDLKNVFSNLTKKFEGAYNIAFLNARGSLAALRDPLGFRPLSYAVKDGSLLVASESNALVNCGYENFKSLEPGKMISVEDDNISIKRCAKCPRKAHCMFEWVYFSNVSSVLDGKSVYIARTNLGRELAKLETEKITKDHIAVPVPDSAKAAGDSFAYELGVPTREGLIRNRFVGRTFIEGSSRKDKVQNKYTMVREVLKGKKVLLVDDSIVRGATTEQLVQSLKEDGGAKEVHVRVSCPPIMGPCFYGIDMSTVTELIAPKFMKEPYDEMPQKSAEKMAKHLGADSVIYQSIPGLVRSIGLPRKDLCMACLNRYYPTPLGKKLMGVALDNFRKGRKESSRLYETATKCG is encoded by the coding sequence TTTGTTCTACCTATACAAATTGCTCCTGAACCTGCAGAACAGGGGGCAGCTCAGTGCGGGAATCTCCACATTCAATAAGGGCAGGAGGCAGATGCTTGACACATATAAGAACATAGGCACAGTCAATGAGGTATTCAGGACAAGCAGGAAAGACAAAAGCATCCAGTTATTCAGGAAATACGCAGGCAAGAAAGGAATAGGCCACGTGAGGTATGCCACCTTCGGCAAGGACGAAAGGATATATGCACAGCCATTCGAAAGGCATCACGGCAGGCTCTGGAAATGGTTTTCTTTCTGCTTTAACGGAAATCTTGTCAATTATACAAAGCTGAAGGAAACTCTCGAAAAGAAAGCAGAGTATCATTTCATACTGGAGAACGATACAGAGATACTCATGCATTATATTGCACGTGAGCTGGCCGGCAGCAGGAGGCCTGACCTTAAAAATGTATTCAGCAATTTAACCAAGAAATTTGAAGGTGCTTATAATATAGCATTCCTTAATGCAAGAGGCAGCTTAGCTGCTCTGAGGGATCCTCTTGGGTTCAGGCCGTTAAGTTATGCTGTCAAGGACGGCAGCCTCTTAGTTGCGTCTGAAAGCAATGCCCTGGTTAACTGCGGCTATGAAAATTTCAAGTCTTTAGAGCCTGGAAAGATGATATCTGTAGAAGATGACAATATAAGCATTAAAAGATGTGCAAAATGCCCCAGGAAAGCGCATTGCATGTTTGAGTGGGTATATTTTTCTAATGTCAGCTCAGTTCTTGACGGCAAGTCAGTTTATATTGCACGTACGAATTTAGGGAGGGAGCTTGCAAAATTAGAGACAGAGAAGATTACCAAAGACCATATTGCAGTTCCTGTTCCTGACAGCGCGAAAGCTGCAGGAGACTCTTTTGCCTATGAGCTGGGCGTGCCGACAAGGGAAGGCCTGATAAGAAACAGGTTTGTGGGAAGGACTTTTATCGAGGGAAGCAGCAGGAAAGATAAAGTGCAGAATAAGTACACTATGGTGAGGGAAGTGCTCAAGGGAAAAAAAGTTCTGTTGGTTGATGACAGCATCGTGAGGGGAGCTACGACAGAGCAGCTGGTGCAGAGCCTGAAAGAAGACGGCGGCGCTAAGGAAGTCCATGTAAGAGTGAGCTGCCCGCCCATAATGGGGCCTTGCTTCTATGGCATAGACATGAGCACTGTCACAGAGCTGATCGCGCCCAAATTCATGAAAGAGCCCTATGACGAGATGCCTCAGAAATCTGCTGAAAAGATGGCAAAGCATCTGGGAGCTGATTCTGTCATTTACCAGTCAATACCCGGCCTGGTGCGAAGCATAGGCCTTCCCAGGAAAGACCTCTGCATGGCATGCCTTAATAGGTATTACCCTACCCCCTTAGGCAAAAAGCTTATGGGAGTTGCGCTTGATAATTTCAGGAAAGGCAGGAAGGAAAGCTCCAGGTTATATGAAACAGCTACAAAATGCGGGTGA
- a CDS encoding exosome complex protein Rrp42 produces MHKGIKSHLLKILDAGRRLDGRANILEIRKPVKVEKGISNTAEGSSKVSIGDTEVLAGVKVEISEPYPDRPDEGTIMVGAELIPLSNPEFESGPPTIQAIELARVVDRGIRESKAVDFKKLCIKQAEKAWILLIDIVVLNDDGNLIDASALAVLAALQDMRFPEYDGEKIDYKKKTDNGLELNKEPIAVTVSKVGKHFIVDPTLSEEKVIDSRLTVTTTKDGTICALQKGGEYTISEDDVSRMIDIGIEKSKLLRQALG; encoded by the coding sequence ATGCATAAGGGGATTAAGTCACACTTATTGAAGATTCTTGATGCAGGAAGAAGGCTCGACGGCAGAGCAAACATACTGGAGATAAGAAAGCCGGTGAAAGTAGAAAAAGGGATATCAAATACTGCAGAGGGCAGCTCCAAAGTAAGCATAGGCGATACTGAAGTGCTTGCAGGAGTTAAAGTCGAGATTAGCGAGCCCTATCCTGACAGGCCGGATGAAGGCACAATTATGGTGGGAGCAGAGCTTATACCCCTTTCCAATCCCGAATTTGAGTCGGGCCCGCCTACGATACAGGCCATAGAGCTGGCAAGGGTGGTTGACCGTGGGATAAGGGAAAGCAAGGCTGTTGATTTCAAGAAGCTGTGCATAAAGCAGGCTGAAAAGGCATGGATCCTGCTCATAGATATTGTCGTGCTTAATGATGATGGCAACCTTATCGATGCTTCTGCGCTTGCCGTGCTGGCTGCTCTCCAGGATATGAGATTTCCGGAATATGACGGGGAGAAAATAGACTACAAGAAAAAGACAGACAATGGGCTGGAGCTGAACAAGGAGCCAATCGCAGTAACAGTATCTAAAGTGGGGAAGCACTTCATTGTCGATCCGACGCTCTCCGAGGAGAAAGTCATTGATTCTAGGCTTACGGTCACGACCACGAAAGACGGGACAATATGCGCATTGCAGAAAGGCGGGGAATATACTATATCAGAGGACGACGTAAGCAGGATGATTGACATAGGCATAGAGAAGTCCAAGCTGCTAAGGCAGGCTTTAGGGTGA
- the psmA gene encoding archaeal proteasome endopeptidase complex subunit alpha — protein sequence MQHQMMGYDRAITMFSPDGRLLQVEYAKKTVRQGSTAIGLTCKDGILFVTDKRVVDNLIVSESLEKIWKVDDHIMATASGILSDARVLIERAQMKAQQHQVTYGSEIDTLSVVKDMCNLKQICTQSGGLRPFGVSILVGGIDDSTAKLFETDPTGIYFEYRASVIGEGEVEVEEILKKEYKEDISVNEGLSLAIRALRKVLGENFNIESIDAAFITIKDKQFKKYSKEELEAALKKKKK from the coding sequence ATGCAGCATCAAATGATGGGTTATGACAGGGCAATAACGATGTTTTCTCCAGATGGAAGGCTATTGCAGGTTGAATATGCCAAGAAAACAGTCAGGCAGGGAAGCACTGCTATAGGACTAACCTGCAAGGACGGGATCTTGTTTGTTACTGATAAGAGGGTTGTTGATAATCTTATTGTATCTGAATCCCTTGAGAAGATATGGAAGGTCGACGACCATATAATGGCTACAGCTTCAGGAATACTTTCAGATGCAAGAGTGCTTATAGAGAGGGCGCAGATGAAAGCGCAGCAACATCAGGTCACTTACGGCTCGGAAATAGACACATTAAGCGTCGTGAAGGACATGTGCAACCTGAAGCAGATATGCACGCAGAGCGGCGGCTTGAGGCCTTTCGGCGTGTCTATACTTGTGGGTGGCATAGATGACTCTACGGCAAAATTATTTGAAACTGACCCGACAGGCATTTATTTCGAATACAGGGCTTCGGTAATAGGCGAAGGGGAGGTAGAGGTTGAGGAAATCCTTAAAAAGGAATACAAGGAAGATATCAGTGTAAATGAAGGGCTTTCCCTCGCAATAAGGGCGCTCAGAAAAGTGCTTGGTGAGAATTTTAATATAGAAAGTATAGACGCAGCATTCATCACAATCAAGGATAAGCAGTTTAAGAAATATTCCAAGGAAGAGCTGGAAGCTGCGCTGAAAAAGAAGAAGAAATAG